Proteins from one Fusobacterium sp. SYSU M8D902 genomic window:
- a CDS encoding alanine/glycine:cation symporter family protein, whose translation MNNIFYFLGELINLSSSYILIAMLIVIGVYFTIKTGFVQLRMLKEMFRLLGEGAIKGKDGHRGISSFQAFCISTASRVGTGNLAGVAIAITIGGPGSVFWMWIMAIIGASSSFVESTLAQIYKEKDGDHFRGGPAYYIEKALGLKWLGVLFSIIITIVFGLIFNSVQANTITLAFEKAFFIDKKTLGIILSVLTGIIIFGGVRRIAKVVEYVVPIMAVAYVTIAVFVIVKNIGMVPEIFLQIVKGAFGVNQAVAGGIGTIVMQGVKRGLFSNEAGMGSAPNAAAAANVSHPAKQGLIQTLGVFTDTLLICSATAFIILISGENTKGVSDGIQLTQEALVSQIGSWGSIFIAICILMFAFSSIIGNYYYGEANIEFLNGKKLWLILYRVSVVGMVMFGSIAKIQVVWNLADFFMGIMAIINLIAISLIGNIAIKALKDYREQKARGLDPKFKKSSIPELKNIDCWEE comes from the coding sequence GTGAATAATATATTTTATTTTTTAGGAGAATTAATTAATCTTTCAAGCTCATATATTTTAATAGCTATGTTAATAGTAATAGGAGTATATTTTACTATTAAAACAGGTTTTGTTCAGCTTAGAATGTTAAAAGAGATGTTTAGGTTACTTGGAGAGGGAGCTATAAAGGGTAAGGATGGTCATAGAGGAATATCATCTTTTCAGGCATTTTGCATATCTACAGCTTCAAGAGTAGGAACAGGGAATTTAGCAGGAGTAGCAATAGCAATAACTATTGGAGGACCAGGTTCAGTATTTTGGATGTGGATAATGGCAATTATAGGTGCAAGTTCAAGCTTTGTAGAGAGTACACTTGCTCAAATATATAAAGAGAAAGATGGAGATCATTTTAGAGGTGGACCAGCTTATTATATAGAAAAAGCCTTAGGCTTAAAGTGGCTGGGAGTACTTTTTTCAATTATAATAACTATTGTATTTGGATTGATATTTAATTCAGTACAGGCAAATACTATAACACTGGCTTTTGAAAAAGCATTCTTCATAGATAAAAAAACTTTAGGAATAATTTTATCTGTATTAACTGGGATTATAATATTTGGTGGAGTAAGAAGAATAGCTAAAGTTGTAGAGTATGTTGTACCAATAATGGCAGTGGCTTATGTGACTATAGCTGTATTTGTTATTGTAAAAAATATTGGGATGGTACCAGAGATATTTTTACAGATAGTTAAAGGTGCATTTGGAGTAAATCAAGCAGTTGCTGGGGGAATAGGAACTATTGTAATGCAAGGAGTAAAGAGAGGACTATTCTCAAATGAAGCGGGAATGGGAAGTGCTCCTAATGCAGCAGCAGCAGCTAATGTATCTCATCCAGCAAAACAAGGATTAATACAGACTCTGGGAGTATTTACTGATACTTTATTAATATGTTCAGCTACAGCTTTTATAATCCTTATCTCTGGAGAAAATACTAAAGGAGTATCTGATGGTATACAGTTGACTCAAGAGGCTTTAGTTTCACAGATAGGAAGCTGGGGAAGTATTTTTATAGCTATCTGTATACTAATGTTTGCTTTTTCTTCAATAATAGGAAATTACTACTATGGAGAAGCTAATATAGAGTTTTTAAATGGAAAAAAATTATGGCTAATTTTATATAGAGTTTCAGTTGTAGGAATGGTTATGTTTGGAAGTATAGCTAAGATACAGGTCGTTTGGAATTTAGCAGATTTTTTTATGGGAATAATGGCAATTATAAATTTAATTGCAATAAGTTTAATAGGAAATATAGCGATTAAGGCATTAAAGGATTATAGAGAACAAAAAGCTAGAGGGCTAGATCCTAAATTTAAGAAAAGTTCTATTCCAGAGTTGAAAAATATAGATTGTTGGGAAGAGTAA
- a CDS encoding YMGG-like glycine zipper-containing protein yields MKKVGIVILLCSVLTVLGGCTRTEKHVATGAAVGAVAGHIIGGDTGTIIGAGVGAASGAIISDRTK; encoded by the coding sequence ATGAAAAAAGTAGGAATAGTAATACTATTATGTAGTGTGTTAACTGTGTTAGGAGGTTGTACAAGGACTGAGAAACACGTAGCAACGGGAGCTGCAGTTGGTGCTGTTGCAGGACACATAATAGGTGGAGACACAGGAACAATAATAGGAGCAGGAGTTGGAGCTGCTTCAGGAGCAATAATTTCAGATAGAACTAAATAG
- a CDS encoding [FeFe] hydrogenase, group A gives MSDKGFILQSSYGSVFSVVEDLEGKASEQNNEKLVTVAGRVNNPGAIEIPENSTLRDVIGLVGGIKNKKEFKAAQFGLPFGGFLTAKSLDKVIDFSLFPEGVDKNIIILSEEDCIITFAKFYIEFLIGKIKNSEYEQYLAVQDEIERIWRILDRISKGKATMRDVYLLRYLSDNIKTKLNQKHNLILESIEQFYHEIEEHIEEHKCPAGECIHLLKFRITDKCIGCTACARVCPVKCIDGKLKEKHEIDNDRCTHCGQCVAACPVGAIFEGDHTLNLLRDLATPNKKVVVQIAPAVRVAIGEAFGFEAGTNVEKKLVGALKKLGVDYVFDTTWAADMTIMEEAAEFQERLERYYKGDDTVKLPILTSCCPAWVKFIEQNYPDMMDVPSTAKSPMEIFSTIAKDIWAKEQGFTREEIASVAIMPCLAKKYEAARPEFSRGDNYDTDYVISTRELIKIFKESGIDLNEVEDMEFDNPLGQYSGAGIIFGRTGGVIEAATRTTVEMITGTHLDNIEFTELRGWEGFRVAELTIGHIELRIGVAHGLEEAAKMLDKIRAGEEFFHAIEIMACKGGCIGGGGQPKALKKQITLEKRAEGLNNIDRELEIRRSHENPYVKAMYEKYLDYPLSHKAHELLHTKYFPKIK, from the coding sequence ATGTCAGATAAAGGATTTATTCTTCAAAGTTCATATGGTTCGGTTTTCTCAGTGGTAGAAGATTTAGAGGGAAAAGCAAGTGAACAAAACAATGAAAAATTAGTAACAGTAGCAGGAAGGGTAAATAATCCAGGAGCTATAGAGATTCCTGAAAATTCAACTTTAAGAGATGTTATTGGATTAGTTGGTGGAATAAAAAATAAAAAAGAGTTTAAAGCTGCCCAATTTGGACTTCCTTTTGGAGGATTTTTAACAGCAAAGAGTTTAGATAAAGTAATAGACTTTAGCTTGTTCCCAGAAGGAGTGGATAAAAATATAATTATACTTTCTGAAGAGGATTGTATTATAACTTTTGCAAAATTCTACATAGAATTTTTAATAGGAAAGATTAAAAATAGTGAGTATGAGCAATATCTTGCTGTTCAGGATGAGATTGAAAGAATCTGGAGAATTTTAGATAGAATCTCTAAAGGAAAAGCAACAATGAGAGACGTATACCTATTAAGATATCTTTCTGATAATATAAAAACAAAATTAAATCAAAAACACAATTTAATACTAGAAAGTATTGAGCAGTTTTATCATGAGATAGAAGAACATATAGAGGAGCATAAATGTCCAGCAGGAGAGTGTATCCACTTATTAAAATTTAGAATTACAGATAAATGTATTGGGTGTACAGCTTGTGCAAGAGTTTGTCCGGTAAAGTGTATAGATGGAAAATTAAAAGAGAAACATGAGATAGATAATGATAGATGTACTCACTGTGGACAGTGTGTTGCTGCATGTCCAGTAGGAGCTATATTTGAAGGAGATCATACTTTAAATCTATTAAGAGATTTAGCTACTCCTAATAAAAAAGTTGTAGTACAGATAGCACCAGCTGTAAGAGTAGCAATAGGAGAGGCTTTTGGATTTGAAGCTGGAACAAACGTAGAGAAAAAATTAGTAGGAGCTCTTAAAAAATTAGGAGTAGATTATGTATTTGATACTACTTGGGCTGCAGATATGACTATAATGGAGGAAGCTGCTGAGTTCCAAGAGAGATTAGAGAGATACTATAAAGGTGACGATACAGTAAAACTTCCAATACTTACTTCATGTTGTCCAGCTTGGGTAAAATTCATAGAGCAAAACTATCCTGATATGATGGATGTACCTTCAACAGCAAAATCACCTATGGAGATTTTCTCGACAATAGCTAAAGATATTTGGGCAAAAGAGCAAGGGTTTACAAGAGAAGAGATAGCTTCAGTAGCAATAATGCCTTGTCTTGCTAAAAAATATGAAGCAGCTAGACCAGAGTTCTCTAGAGGAGATAACTATGATACTGACTATGTAATATCTACTAGAGAGTTAATTAAAATATTTAAAGAGTCAGGAATAGATTTAAATGAAGTTGAGGATATGGAATTTGATAATCCATTAGGACAGTATTCAGGAGCAGGTATCATATTTGGTAGAACAGGTGGAGTTATAGAGGCTGCTACTAGAACAACTGTAGAGATGATAACTGGAACTCACTTAGATAATATAGAATTTACTGAACTAAGAGGTTGGGAAGGATTCAGAGTAGCTGAATTGACAATAGGTCATATTGAACTTAGAATAGGAGTTGCTCACGGTCTTGAAGAAGCTGCAAAAATGCTTGATAAGATAAGAGCAGGAGAGGAGTTCTTCCACGCTATAGAGATAATGGCATGTAAAGGTGGATGTATCGGTGGAGGTGGACAGCCAAAAGCCTTAAAGAAACAGATCACTTTAGAGAAGAGAGCAGAAGGATTAAATAATATAGATAGAGAATTAGAGATCAGAAGATCACATGAAAATCCATATGTAAAAGCTATGTATGAAAAATATTTAGATTATCCATTAAGTCATAAAGCTCATGAATTGCTACATACAAAGTATTTCCCAAAAATTAAATAA
- a CDS encoding DUF1456 family protein, translating into MLNNDILRRVRYALNIKDKTMLDIFKYGENPITHEDLINLLKREGEEDFLKCNNKALESFLDGLIILKRGKQEPKDGKEYTPVKMTKNNINNIILKKLKIALSLKSEDMLHIFKLAGLELSSSELSAVFRKEDHKNYRECGDKYIRNFLKGLTIYYRG; encoded by the coding sequence ATGTTAAATAACGATATATTAAGAAGAGTGAGATATGCTTTAAATATTAAAGATAAAACAATGTTAGATATCTTTAAATATGGAGAGAATCCAATTACTCATGAAGATCTTATAAATCTTTTAAAAAGAGAGGGAGAAGAGGATTTCTTAAAATGTAATAATAAAGCTTTAGAGAGTTTTTTAGATGGGCTTATTATTTTAAAAAGAGGTAAACAGGAGCCAAAAGATGGGAAAGAGTATACACCTGTTAAGATGACTAAGAATAATATAAATAATATAATTCTAAAAAAATTAAAAATAGCTCTTTCATTAAAAAGTGAAGATATGTTACACATATTTAAATTAGCAGGTTTAGAACTATCATCTTCTGAATTAAGTGCTGTATTTAGAAAAGAGGATCATAAAAATTATAGAGAGTGTGGAGATAAGTACATCAGAAACTTTTTAAAAGGTTTAACAATTTATTACAGAGGGTAG